The proteins below come from a single Procambarus clarkii isolate CNS0578487 chromosome 54, FALCON_Pclarkii_2.0, whole genome shotgun sequence genomic window:
- the LOC138352667 gene encoding zinc finger protein 492-like, which translates to MKTHMLVHSGNKPHECPECGKRYKQLGCMKTHRMKHADERPFKCADCGKTFRTRKAIIAHMFVHSREQPHECPECGKKFSRLGDMKTHMLVHSGNKHHECPVCGMRFSRLGVMKTHMLVHSGNRPHECPECGKRFKLLGSMNEF; encoded by the coding sequence atgaagactcacatgttagtgcactcaggtaacaaacctcacgagtgtccagagtgtgggaagagatacaAGCAGCTTGgatgtatgaagactcacaggatgaagcacgcggatgagagaccttttaaaTGTGCCGATTGTGGAAAAACATTTAGAACACGTAAAGCTATAATAGCACACATGTTTGTGCATTCACGTGagcaacctcatgaatgtcctgagtgtgggaagaaattcagtcgtcttggagatatgaagactcacatgttagtgcattcaggtaacAAACATCACgagtgtccagtgtgtgggatgagattcagtcgtcttggagttatgaagactcacatgttagtgcattcaggtaacagacctcacgaatgtccagagtgtgggaagagattcaagctGCTTGGAAGTATGAATGAattctaa